The Cyclobacterium amurskyense genome contains the following window.
GAAAAACCGGAAATTCCAGTTATTGTAAAATCCAGTACTTCAGATGGGTTGTTTCTAAACTCCAGTAGTGAAGAAAACAACCAGTGGTTGAAAGATGGCATAGAGATTTCAGGTGCAACAGCGCAAAAACTAAAAATAGTAGAGTCTGGGTCTTATCAAGTGAGGGTAGGCGAAACAGGCTCATGTAGTTCTATTTCAGAAGCTTTTAAGGCAAACCCTATTCAGATTAATAAAATTGAAACCAAGCCAGTGAGTTGCTATGGAGGGAATGATGGACAAGTAGAGGTAGATGTAATATTTGAAGGAGGTGAATTGGAATACAGTGTTGATAACGGGGACTTTGTAAATGAAAGTCTTTTAACCGGCCTTGCTGCTGGAGACTATTCACTATCCGTGAGGGCTACATCAGATCTAGATTATGTGGTCAAGCAATCCTTTACAATTGGTTCTCCCTCTGAAATGACTGCCAATATCAAAGAGGTCGTTCACCTGGTATGTGCAGGGGATGCTACAGGAAAGTTGAGCTTAGAAGTTTCAGGTGGTACTGCTCCATACTTATATAAACTTTCCGCTCAGGAGGGATACCAGGATGCGGCTATTTTTGAAAACTTGGAAGAAGGAGAATATTCCATAGCCATAAAAGATGCCAATGGTTGTGAAGTCTCACTTGTGGGCAATATAATTGCTCAAGGTGATCAACCAGAAATACCTACCATTACCATTGATGGGACAGATGGGATCTCTACCCAATTATTTCTTCAATCAAGTAGCAATGAAAATAATCAATGGCTTAAAAATGGTGAATTGATAGAAGGGGCAACTGATCCTACATTAGAGATCACTGCACCCGGGGCCTACGAAGTGATGGTAACTGGAGGCTCTGGCTGTACGGCCATTTCAGAAAGCCTCGTTATAACGTCTTCACCAGAGCTTCGAAACACCCAAATACGCTTTTACCCTAATCCTGTACAAAATATTGGACAGCTTGATTTTGCAAGAACAATTCAATTGGATCGGATTACAATCTTTAATGCAAACGGAGTAATAATTAAAACTATCTCCAGGCCAATTGGTCCTTCAAGTAATTATTATATTGACTTTAGTCAAATACCGAGAGGAGTTTATGTCGTTCAATTGGAAGCATTAGGGTTGTTCGAAAGGATTAGGATATATAAAAAATAAGTTTTTATGAAGATATATAGAACTTTGCTACTCACTTCTTTCTTATTTCTCATAGTATCCTGTGGAGGAGATGATGGAGAAGAGACTAAACCACCCAAGGTAGAACCATCAAAAGAAGAATTATTGGTGAAAAATTGGGAAGTTGTATCCGTTACTTCCAATGATATAGCTATTGAGCATTCTGGTTTTACAATTTCGTTCAAATCTGATGGGAAGTTTAGCTTTAATACACCTGGAATCTCAGGATTACCCCAATCTGGTACATGGGTTTTCAGTACTACTACTATTATAAAGCTTAATGGTACTGATGAGATTCATGTTGGAGAATTAAAAACCAACAAATTTGTTTTTACATATAATAGCACTAATCATAAGGGTACAAATGTAGAAACTCGGTTTACAATGGAATAGAATTTTGTTTTATTTCCCTGGTTTTATATTAGTATAATCGATGCCCCATATAAGTTACTAATTATAAGAACATGTACACTGAATTCGGTTTATAATAAACCATTAATTCAAAAGGAAAAAAATAATGTTTTAATAATGAGTAATACAATAGGTATTCATATTTAAAATAAGATTGAAATGAGAAGAATTATCGCAGAACTAAATTTAAAGTAGTTTCAAAGTCAATTTTCATACTTTTCCTTATTTTCAGAATAAATATGACCACCATCGTCAATCTATTTAAAATTGATAAGTTTCACCTAAATACAGTTGATTGAAATAATGATTTCTATTGGAGGAATATACAAGTAAGAAGGAGTAAATAGTTCGTTAAGCGTGTAATTTGAAATGAGATTTTGTTATGCTAGTTAGCCTTTGGCTCAGCTCCACAACCAATAGAAAAACATTAAACCCGTATTATGTAATAGGATTTGTGATAGCCTGTCCCGTGTTTACGGGAAGTGTTGCAATCGCAAGAAAATCAGGCTGTTTGGATATTTTAGCATAGCACCGCTATGTTGAAATCGAAAACAGCAACGAAGTGGCTGATTTTAAAGCGATTTCAGCAAGTAATAGAACGTCTATTGCATATTTCGGGTTTAATTAGAATTTAAGTATAACTATTTTTTCAAAACTACCTTAAATTAGCTTTAAAGATTATTTTTGTACTGTCTCGATTTGTGTTTATGTGTGGTAGGTTTTCCTCTATTTACTTCAATGTTTCTTTTATTTTCATAGCATTTAAGCTTATCAGGGTTATACCTGCTTTGAGCATTGATAAGGCATTCTTTAATTTTTAGGTAATTATAAATGGTTTATATTGAGCCAGTCAACAAATCAAATCCGTTCAGCTTATGGTTAAAACTTTTGTATCAAAGTGCAATTTTGATTAATATTAAGTATACATGCAATGCCTATCGAGTAGCCATATTTTATAAGTCAAGTATGAGCTACCTGAGATTTTCTTCACAAACAAACCACCAAGCATGAAAAACCATTATTTAATTCCTTTTATGTTACTTTTTGTTTGGGCATGTAAGGATCCAGTAAACAATGAGGTAAGGAGTTGGGAAACCCGTGCTAAACAAGTTACCATTATCAGGGATGATTATGGAATTCCCCATATTTATGCCAAAACAGATGCGGATGCGGTTTTTGGGATGCTTTATGCGCAGTGCGAAGATGATTTTCGACGGGTGGAAAGGAATTATATATGGGCAACAGGTCGGCTTGCTGAATTAGATGGTGAAGATGCCCTGTACAGCGATCTCAGAGCGAACTTGTACATGACTGAAGCAGAAGCAAAAGCTGCTTACGAGGGGGCTCCGAGGTGGTTGCAATTGCTATGTGAAGGATTTGCAGATGGTGTTAACTATTATTTACACAGCCACCCAGAAGTAGAACCGAAAGTGTTGACTTATTACGAGCCTTGGTTTCCTATGTATTTTAGTGAGGGATCTATAGGTGGAGATATTGAAAGAATTTCTACGGAACGGATACGAAGCTTTTACGAGGAGCAAAAAGCACTTGCCTATTCGGAATTTGGGGATGGCTTGGTTCATCCCGATCCTTACGATGAACCTAAAGGATCGAATGGAATAGCCATCTCTCCTGAATTGAGTGCTTCCGGAAATGCACTTCTCCTGATCAATCCCCATACCTCTTTCTACTTTCGACCTGAGATTCATGTGGTCAGTGAAGAAGGACTGAACGCATATGGTGCAGTTACCTGGGGTCAGTTTTTTGTCTATCAGGGTTTCAATGAAAAAACTGGTTGGATGCATACTTCTACCCATCTGGACTTTATGGATGAGTATATGGAAGAGGTGCGAGAAGTGGGAGATGGTATAGAGTATGCCTATGGGGACGAATGGAGGGCTGTAGAAGAGATTTCACTTACCTTGAAACTCACAAGTCCAGAAGGTTTGCAGGAAAAAACATTTACCATGTATAGAACCCACTTGTCATCCAATTACCCATCAATTGGATGACAAGTGGGTAGCCACAAAAATCAACTGGGATCCTGTCAATGCCTTGATTCAAAGTTTTACCCGAACAAAATTAAGTGATTACACTGCATTCAGGGAAATGATGGACATTCGAACCAATTCATCCAACAATACTGTTTTTGCAGATGCCTCCGGGAATATTGCCTATTTCCATGGAAATTTCATTCCCAAAAGAGACCCATCCTTTGATTTTTCCAGGCCTGTTGACGGCAGCGATCCCGCTACCGACTGGCAAGGTTTACATGAAGTAGAAGAAAGTATTGTTGTGCTGAACCCTAGGTCCGGCTGGATTCAAAACTGCAATTCAACGCCCTTTACATCTGCAGGCCCGTTCAGTCCCAAAAAAGAGGATTACCCCTATTACATGGCGCCAGATGCCGAAAACTACCGAGGAATTCATGCCGTGGGTTTGCTTTCGGAGGTTAAGGATTTAACCTTGGAGAAGCTGATAACCTTGGGGTATGATCCTTATTTGCCTGCTTTTGAGCGATTGATTCCTATCCTCTTGAAGGCTTATGAAGAAGAGGAAAACCCAAGTGATAATTTAACAGCGGCCATTGCCGTTTTTAGGGATTGGGACTACCAGACCGGAGAGGAGTCTGTAGCCATGACCTTGGCTCATTTTTTCGGCATGTCCTTTAACAGAAACATT
Protein-coding sequences here:
- a CDS encoding penicillin acylase family protein, producing MKNHYLIPFMLLFVWACKDPVNNEVRSWETRAKQVTIIRDDYGIPHIYAKTDADAVFGMLYAQCEDDFRRVERNYIWATGRLAELDGEDALYSDLRANLYMTEAEAKAAYEGAPRWLQLLCEGFADGVNYYLHSHPEVEPKVLTYYEPWFPMYFSEGSIGGDIERISTERIRSFYEEQKALAYSEFGDGLVHPDPYDEPKGSNGIAISPELSASGNALLLINPHTSFYFRPEIHVVSEEGLNAYGAVTWGQFFVYQGFNEKTGWMHTSTHLDFMDEYMEEVREVGDGIEYAYGDEWRAVEEISLTLKLTSPEGLQEKTFTMYRTHLSSNYPSIG
- a CDS encoding penicillin acylase family protein, which codes for MDDKWVATKINWDPVNALIQSFTRTKLSDYTAFREMMDIRTNSSNNTVFADASGNIAYFHGNFIPKRDPSFDFSRPVDGSDPATDWQGLHEVEESIVVLNPRSGWIQNCNSTPFTSAGPFSPKKEDYPYYMAPDAENYRGIHAVGLLSEVKDLTLEKLITLGYDPYLPAFERLIPILLKAYEEEENPSDNLTAAIAVFRDWDYQTGEESVAMTLAHFFGMSFNRNIGNSDALIPFNQENGKTLKYDTSEVIAAMEAAIVQLEEDFGTWNIPWGDVNRFQRLSGAIDLPFDDNKASLPIGLASGRWGALASFGATAKENTKKLYGSSGNSFVAAVEFGDKVRAKSLLAGGQNANPKSLHFDDQAEMYANGTFKEVAYYREDVEKRAEETYHPGSR